From Tachysurus fulvidraco isolate hzauxx_2018 chromosome 6, HZAU_PFXX_2.0, whole genome shotgun sequence:
CGGCATCCCGTCCAACTTTAACAGCACAGTGGGTGATCTGTCAGGAATCACTAACCGCACCATTCTCATCAACGGTAAAGAAGTGGATTGGGACAGTGAGACAGGCAGCACACTGAAAAATGCCCTGGTGTTGTCTGAAGATGCGCAGAAGTTTGCCGTGGCACGTGAGGTGGCGCGGTTAGAGAGTGCTGGCCCGGTGCTGCATGCTGCAGTGGCTCCCACCTGCCTGGCTGGAGCCTGGATTTACAGCGTGGCTCTCAAACAGATGTTTGGACTCTTTGCCGGATCCGTCATCCTCAGGGCCGGAGTTAACACGCTCGCTCTGGGTCTGGGAGCCCTGTCGTACTTTTTAGCGTCTGATGCCGTGAACCAGTGGCTGGAGTTCCACTCGGACCGGCGGGCCGCCAGTTTGTCCCACAGCTACACAAAGGGGGGAGTTGAGTTCTATGAGAAGATTCTGGCGAGGAATAAGACCCTGCGTGTTCTGATGGGGCCCAAAGGGGAGGAGATGTACACACCAAGTGGCAATCTGTTCCCTGCCAGCCTGCTGAGTATGAAGCACGCACCCTACACGTCGAGGCGAGACGCAATCCTGAATCTACTGAAAGAGGAAAAAGTGTGAAGGACTTTTTGTTTTGCAGTAAATGGTTCTGttgaataaaatacaaagcTGTGTTCACAAAGACTTTCTGACGTTCTTCGATAAACAGTCATGTGCGTTGACGTTACGctgtaggtgtgtttgtggggaGAGAAGGATATTAGGATCAAATATATGTGTATTTGACTATTTCCTGTTTGCTGACACATGCCTACCGTACGTTAGTGTAATTCTAACGCGTTGCCATGTGGTGACAATATTCATCATCCTCGGTTAAACCAATGGTAGGACAAAAAGTGATTTGATTATAGTTGAAATGTATTGATACCTGAAGAATCAGGAACCAATGAGAGGAGAGAACAACACGGTTCACCTTCATGCAGTTTCTCTCCATGTTTTGTAGGTTTTGCTCAGAATGTTCAGAGGTACTTTTGGTTATAACACTGTATTTAAAATTGCATTTATGATGTGAaattgattcctgcctctgctctGTGCCACTGGTTTCCTACCCAAAGACATGCGCTGCAGTTTGATgcacatctctaaattgtctgaagtgtgtgaatgtgtgtgatggatAACATACAAAGTGGACggatagaaaaataaacagcctTTATTCTGTGAACGAGatcatttatttgtcttttgtataacgtcaggcgtcatcgggcatcgaggcaggatacaccctggacagagtgccaacccatcacagggcacacacacacactctcattcactcacacactcaggacaatttttcagagatgccaatcaacctaccatgcatgtctttggaccgggggaggaaaccggagtacccggaggaaacccccgaggcacggggagaacatgcaaactccacacacacgaggcggaggcgggaatcgaacccccgaccctggaggggtgaggcgaacgtgctaaccactaagccacctagctctaacatgcttttatttatttattttaatctaaaGAAATGGGGGAaaagcagaaacacacataacataaacacaacaaagtTTCTTATGTGTTAGTCAGGTTGGATCACAAGTAAAGCTGCTACAGTCTTTGTATTTAAGAAATCTAGACTAACGATTTCTATCAACTTTAGCTTCAGTGTTGTTCTACAGTAAGTCTTGAATCCAGGACATATTGATTCAGAGGGAAACTGAAGAACCAGAGAACCCTCAGAGAACCACCCTGGGAGAACATAAAGATCATGGTCATGGGGATTGTAAATAAAGACAGTCCTATTTCTGGATGTTTCCTCTGCAAAAATAGTAACGACATCCTGAAATAACTTTGAGTGTTCCTGTTTTCGTTCGTCCACCTCCTTTGTGTGTGCATCATCTATATATATCTGTTCATTTATTAGCAACAAATACACTTGGGATTGAGATCAAAAGTTTTCCTTTCCTCAGA
This genomic window contains:
- the tmem177 gene encoding transmembrane protein 177; the encoded protein is MASRVLKISVLVQRFRTPLLLVGCGSVFTVNIFYHVFPGNTYRKLYQAWSKGEPCTLSEKLEIVFQQVLKDSAVGSSENYTAFAAYGFHPVGAGIPWLPSGAQIGIPSNFNSTVGDLSGITNRTILINGKEVDWDSETGSTLKNALVLSEDAQKFAVAREVARLESAGPVLHAAVAPTCLAGAWIYSVALKQMFGLFAGSVILRAGVNTLALGLGALSYFLASDAVNQWLEFHSDRRAASLSHSYTKGGVEFYEKILARNKTLRVLMGPKGEEMYTPSGNLFPASLLSMKHAPYTSRRDAILNLLKEEKV